The proteins below are encoded in one region of Catharus ustulatus isolate bCatUst1 chromosome 21, bCatUst1.pri.v2, whole genome shotgun sequence:
- the FIBCD1 gene encoding fibrinogen C domain-containing protein 1, whose product MGNERWKTVGGASQLEDGQQEKSQRMSCGYILCTVLLSVAVLLAVTVTGAILFMNHYHTPVTESPPVISTNPEEANALVTIEKADSSRINIFIDPNCPSAAGTLGRVEGLQTSLLRAVTDHDAEAKATKSQQKALLVTVADEVAKLLTHAVQLRADCDGLKKGHSAMGQELSALQGEQGRLIQLLSESQTNMARLVSSVSDVLDTLQKERGGARPRLKADLQRAPARGARPRGCSNGSRPRDCFDIYVSGQQEDGIYSIFPTHFPDGFQVYCDMTTDGGGWTVFQRREDGSVNFFRGWEAYRDGFGKLTGEHWLGLKRIHLLTVQGSYELRIDLEDFDNGTAFAHYGSFGVGLFSVDPEEDGYPITIADYSGTAGDSFLKHNGMKFTTKDLDNDHSENNCAAFYHGAWWYRNCHTSNLNGQYLRGHHSSYADGIEWSSWTGWQYSLKFTEMKIRPIREEN is encoded by the exons ATGGGGAACGAGCGTTGGAAAACCGTGGGAGGAGCCTCGCAACTTGaggatgggcagcaggagaaatcACAG AGGATGAGCTGTGGGTACATCCTGTGCACCGTGCTGCTCTCGGTGGCCGTGCTCCTGgcggtgacagtgacaggggccATCCTCTTCATGAACCACTACCACACGCCCGTCACCGAGTCGCCCCCCGTCATCAGCACCAACCCCGAGGAAGCCAACGCGCTGGTGACCATCGAGAAGGCCGACAGCTCCCGCATCAACATCTTCATCGACCCCAACTGCCCCAGCGCCGCCGGCACCCTGGGCCGCGTGGAGGGGCTGCAGACCTCCCTGCTGCGCGCCGTCACCGACCACGACGCCGAGGCCAAGGCCACCAAGAGCCAGCAGAAGGCCCTGCTGGTCACCGTGGCGGATGAGGTGGCCAAGCTGCTGACCCACGCCGTGCAGCTGCGCGCCGACTGCGACGGGCTCAAGAAGGGGCACAGCGCCATGGGGCAGGAGCTCAGcgccctgcagggagagcagggcaggctcatCCAG ctgctctcGGAGAGCCAGACCAACATGGCTCGGCTGGTGAGCTCTGTCAGTGACGTCCTGGACACGCTGCAGAAGGAGCGCGGCGGCGCCCGGCCCCGGCTCAAGGCTGACCTGCAGCGAGCCCCGGCCAGGGGAGCACGGCCCCGGGGCTGCTCCAACG GCTCCCGGCCCCGAGACTGCTTTGACATCTATGTGAGCGGACAGCAGGAGGACGGGATTTACTCCATCTTCCCCACACACTTCCCTGATGGCTTCCAGGTCTACTGTGACATGACAACGGATGGGGGCGGCTGGACG GTGTTCCAGCGGCGGGAGGACGGCTCTGTGAACTTTTTCCGCGGCTGGGAAGCCTACCGGGATGGCTTTGGGAAGCTGACAGGAGAGCACTGGCTAg ggctgaagAGGATCCACCTGCTGACGGTGCAGGGCAGCTACGAGCTCCGCATCGACCTGGAGGACTTTGACAACGGCACCGCCTTCGCCCACTACGGCAGCTTCGGGGTGGGGCTGTTCTCTGTGGACCCCGAGGAGGACGGGTACCCCATCACCATCGCCGACTACTCAGGGACAGCAG GTGACTCCTTCCTGAAGCACAACGGGATGAAGTTCACCACCAAGGACCTGGACAACGACCACTCGGAGAACAACTGCGCCGCGTTCTACCACGGCGCCTGGTGGTACCGCAACTGCCACACGTCCAACCTCAATGGGCAGTACCTGCGCGGCCACCACAGCTCCTACGCCGACGGCATCGAGTGGTCCTCCTGGACCGGCTGGCAGTACTCCCTCAAGTTCACCGAGATGAAGATCCGGCCCATCCGGGAGGAGAATTAG